One genomic window of Nicotiana sylvestris chromosome 10, ASM39365v2, whole genome shotgun sequence includes the following:
- the LOC138879676 gene encoding uncharacterized protein, translated as MKSVMRFGKKGKLSPWFIRTFKVLRRIGDVAFELALPPSLSSVHPVFNIFMLRKYIGDLSPVLDFSMVRLDGDMTYDVEPAAILKRQVRKLRSKDIASVKMQWSDRPCLRLQVSWETEREMQSRYPHMFEASVVLYVIGLVGSGS; from the exons atgaagagtgttatgagatttgggaagaaagggaaattgagtccttggttcattaGGACTTTtaaggtacttcggaggattggggatgtggcttttgagcttgctttgccacccagcttgtcgagtgtgcatccggtatttaatatttttatgcttcggaagtatattggggatctgtctcctgttctggatttcagcatggttcggTTGGATGGTGatatgacttatgatgtggagccagcagctattttgaagcgtcaggttcgaaagttaagatcaaaggatatagcttcagtgaaaatgCAGTGGAGCGATCGgccatgtttgaggcttcaggtatcctgggagaccgagcgagagatgcaaagcagatatccccacatgtttgaggcttcag ttgtattatatgtcatcgggttggttggttcaggTTCGTAG